In Francisella orientalis FNO12, the sequence TTGTTTTAAAGGAAATGCAGATTTAACATTTCAGAATAGGTCGTTTCCTTGCCACATCTATATAGATGGTAAATTCACTGATTTGAAATTCGTAAATATAGTTAATAATCAGAAAATTCTCAAAAGTACTAATGACTATGATTTAGGTAAAAGAAATCGTAATATGAGTTTTTATAATGGTTCTAGTATTAATGCTAGTAATATAAAATCTATCGAAATAAGTGATGTTACGGAAGATATGAAATTATTGATATCTGGAGAGATCGGTAAACTTATACTTAATAATTTGGAAATAGATAAACTAAATATAATAAATAGTAGATTTAAATCATTGCCTAATTTCGACGATAAATCGTCAATAAAGAACTCTGTAGATATTGACAAAAAATCTTTTGATAATCTTTTAAATATAGAAAAAGCTGGCTCACTAGAGTTTAGCCGACTAGCAGAATTTTTTAATCGTAATAATGCTTATATGGAAGCACAGCCGCTACATAGACACTATTTGTTGGAAAAAGCTAAAGAGTCTAAAAATTATGGTTTAAAGTTTTGGGTTTGGTTTTATAGTTTGGTAAATGGTTGTGGGACTAGTTTGCTTAAGCCTTTTATAGGTGTTTTATACTGTTGGCTATTTACATATCTGATATTCTTATCATTAAGTATAAAATTAGTAATGTCCGTTAAATCAACAGGAGTAATAGTATATTCTAGTTATTCCGTGCTATTTTCTATTAAACAGGCTCTTTTAGTAACAGTACCACTATTAGCAACTATTCATAAACCAGAAATTGAAATGCTTGATAATGGACTGTTACAGATATTTGTAAATTTTCTAATGATAGTTTCTTATTTGTTAGTCTTTCTTATGGCTTTACAGATTAGGAAATTATTAAGGTTAAAGGATTAGTTTAGATAATTCACTCTGCTACATGTTTTCCTAGAAGCATATACAAAAGTGCTTTTTGGACAAATTTTCTATTTAGGCTTTGTTGGAAAATAACAGAACATTTATCATCAGGGAGATCTTCGCTAACTTCTTTACCTCTTTCCATCGGCATACAATGCATAAAGATAGCATTATTATTTGCGTATGACATTAGCCCTTTATTTACCTGAAATCCTACAAAAGCATCTTCTGCTGTTGGTTCAAAGCCCATGCTACACCAAACATCAGTATATACAGCATCACATCCTTTGACAGCTTCTTTAGGATCATGAAAACCTTTAACTATACTTAGATCATGAAGTTGATCTAAAATCTTTTTGTCTGGTTTATGACCTTCAGGACATGCATAATGTACCTCTAAGCCGATAGTATTAGCTAATAATAACAAACTGTATAAGATATTATTAGAATCACCTATATAAGCTATTTTTAGAGAATCTAAACCACCAAGAACTTCTTTTAAAGTTAGTAAGTCTGCTAATGTTTGGCAAGGATGATATAAGTCTGTTAGAGCATTTATAATAGGAACTTTAGAGTAAAAAACCATTTCCTCAACATCGCTATCAGCAAATGTTCTAATCACAACAGCAGAGCAATAGTTTTGTATCACTCTAATAAAATCTTTGGGCTGTTCATTCTTTCTCGAAGTTGAGACACTCTCAATTAGATTACCACCCATTTCGATAATAGCAGCAGAGAAACTAAAACGAGTTCTAAGAGATGGCTTGTCAAAAATCAGAGCAATTATCTTATCTTTTAAGGCATGGTTATATTTTTGAGGATTAGTTTTCATATCTTGGGCTATTTGCATGATATTTTCAAAATCATTAGTTGTTATTTCTGATCCAGAAAGTAGATGATTAAAAGATAAGTTTTTCATATTCCTCCTCCAAATACACAAGTTGTTCCTAGTTCTTCTGCATTAAATAATATTTTTTTGGTTAAAATCTTCTCTTGATTACCATTTAGTATGCAGATGGTTTTTTTTGAGCAATTTAAAAAGTTTTTTATTGAGTCAAGTTTGATGCTCATTCCACCAATAGCTGTTTTATTTTCAATTAGTTTTGAAATATCTTTTACAGATAGGCTTTTGATTAGATTACCATTATTATCAAGTACACCATTTTGATCGGTTATATAGATAAGTTCATCGACATCACAAATAATAGCCAGCTCAGATGCAACATTATTGGCATTGACATTTACTGACTCAAATTTATCGGTAAGACAAATCGTTGCAACTATAGGTATTAGCCCTTGTGGTAGAGCTTTTAGGATAACTGTAGGATCAACATCTTTGACTAAACCGACATAACCATATTTATCTTTATCGATTAGGCTACAAGTAATTAAGTTACTATCCTCACCAGATATGCTAATACCATCTAAATTGATACTACTAAACATTTGCGAGAGCTTTTTGTTAACTCTATATAGAGCCATTTGAATTATTTCCATATGTTCTTTTGGAGTAACTCGTAAACCATCTAGAAATTTTGTTTGAACATTGTGCTTTTCTAGACACTTGGTTATAAATTTACCACCACCGTGGACAAT encodes:
- the argB gene encoding acetylglutamate kinase, giving the protein MKELANKRILIKLGGSVLEDEKVIINLCIDIKNLKEAGAEIIIVHGGGKFITKCLEKHNVQTKFLDGLRVTPKEHMEIIQMALYRVNKKLSQMFSSINLDGISISGEDSNLITCSLIDKDKYGYVGLVKDVDPTVILKALPQGLIPIVATICLTDKFESVNVNANNVASELAIICDVDELIYITDQNGVLDNNGNLIKSLSVKDISKLIENKTAIGGMSIKLDSIKNFLNCSKKTICILNGNQEKILTKKILFNAEELGTTCVFGGGI
- the argF gene encoding ornithine carbamoyltransferase; amino-acid sequence: MKNLSFNHLLSGSEITTNDFENIMQIAQDMKTNPQKYNHALKDKIIALIFDKPSLRTRFSFSAAIIEMGGNLIESVSTSRKNEQPKDFIRVIQNYCSAVVIRTFADSDVEEMVFYSKVPIINALTDLYHPCQTLADLLTLKEVLGGLDSLKIAYIGDSNNILYSLLLLANTIGLEVHYACPEGHKPDKKILDQLHDLSIVKGFHDPKEAVKGCDAVYTDVWCSMGFEPTAEDAFVGFQVNKGLMSYANNNAIFMHCMPMERGKEVSEDLPDDKCSVIFQQSLNRKFVQKALLYMLLGKHVAE